In Thermococcus thioreducens, a genomic segment contains:
- a CDS encoding HAD family hydrolase has product MLKGLIFDVDETLVYYEGYNHREWYEMWVMPALQEHGIKLDYETYKKTVTGELPRSYVERFGIDHVEFWKIVDAVNLRYRREMARLGRIKPFPDVGALGELKKMGLRLAAVSNASQECTEFVLNLFDLGKYFDVVYGKDYSNLDGVKPSPYLVEKALRVLGLRPEEAMMVGDSHHDVLAGKRAGMKTVNVTRFGEIGGADYYVKDLWELVGLIRKILGT; this is encoded by the coding sequence ATGCTTAAGGGATTGATATTCGACGTTGATGAAACCCTGGTTTACTATGAGGGTTACAATCACAGGGAATGGTATGAGATGTGGGTTATGCCGGCCCTTCAGGAGCATGGCATCAAGCTGGACTACGAGACGTACAAAAAAACGGTAACCGGTGAGCTTCCCAGGAGCTACGTCGAGCGCTTTGGCATAGACCACGTGGAGTTCTGGAAAATCGTGGACGCGGTGAACCTCCGCTACCGGAGGGAAATGGCGCGGCTCGGCAGGATAAAGCCGTTCCCCGATGTTGGTGCCCTGGGAGAACTGAAAAAGATGGGTCTGAGGCTGGCTGCGGTGAGCAACGCCTCCCAGGAGTGCACGGAGTTCGTTTTGAACCTCTTTGACTTGGGGAAGTACTTCGACGTTGTGTACGGCAAGGACTACTCCAACCTTGACGGCGTCAAGCCGAGCCCCTACCTCGTTGAAAAGGCCCTGAGAGTGCTCGGCCTTAGACCGGAGGAGGCAATGATGGTAGGCGACAGTCATCATGACGTGCTCGCAGGAAAGCGTGCCGGCATGAAAACCGTCAACGTTACGCGCTTCGGGGAAATCGGGGGTGCCGACTACTATGTGAAGGATCTCTGGGAGCTTGTGGGATTGATAAGAAAAATTCTGGGGACTTAA
- a CDS encoding oxygen-binding di-iron domain-containing protein — MIRNMNSYPLYDDGEHRVYWLGIEEAEDEKGILTNQYLVIDGNEGALIEPGGFFVFSRVLKNVSSLIPPTQIRYLMYSHQDPDVVAGLNLWFEYAPLAKVAVSKLWVRFIPHMAVLSAGRTIGIPDKGTEFKLGNSVIKAIPSHYLHSPGNFSFYDEKSGILFSTDIGAAAFPEGEWYLFVEDFEEHVKLMEGFHQRYMSSTKALRAWVRSVRKLNPKVIAPQHGAIFRDENVGKFLDWLESLEVGIDVFEKEFYGD; from the coding sequence ATGATACGGAATATGAACAGCTACCCCCTCTACGATGACGGAGAGCACAGGGTCTACTGGCTCGGTATTGAAGAGGCTGAAGACGAGAAGGGCATCCTCACGAATCAATACCTTGTTATAGATGGGAACGAAGGAGCTTTGATAGAGCCCGGTGGCTTCTTTGTCTTCTCGCGAGTGCTCAAAAACGTCTCATCGCTAATTCCGCCTACGCAGATAAGGTACCTCATGTACTCCCACCAGGACCCAGATGTTGTTGCGGGCCTGAACCTCTGGTTTGAGTACGCCCCGCTCGCAAAGGTCGCCGTTTCCAAGCTCTGGGTTCGCTTCATTCCCCATATGGCAGTACTGAGTGCCGGGAGAACCATTGGAATTCCCGATAAGGGGACTGAGTTCAAACTTGGAAACTCGGTGATAAAGGCAATCCCGTCCCATTACCTGCACAGTCCGGGCAACTTCTCGTTCTACGACGAGAAGAGCGGGATACTCTTCAGTACAGACATAGGGGCGGCTGCCTTCCCCGAGGGGGAATGGTACCTCTTCGTTGAAGACTTCGAAGAACACGTCAAGCTCATGGAAGGCTTTCACCAGAGATATATGAGCTCGACTAAAGCTTTGAGGGCATGGGTTCGCTCAGTTAGAAAGTTGAACCCAAAGGTCATAGCCCCCCAGCACGGTGCGATATTCAGGGACGAGAACGTTGGAAAATTCCTTGACTGGCTTGAAAGCCTGGAAGTTGGAATAGACGTCTTTGAAAAGGAATTCTACGGGGATTAA
- a CDS encoding zinc ribbon domain-containing protein → MEVQCPTCSAKFKIPETVSVATCPYCGTTFHIHTGEKSEKEHFFFPPMRKDPAGVLLKFLSRQYGAPADITGAKVTKKELHWVPVYFFYLHGRSRLWSTVEEARFLGIPAASRFMNLLNHYPFPIRGKRFFDESIVGKGRYYEPELDREQAEAMARAEMENALRSEARQEDKSAGEMEIVVRYLGLVHYPIWEVHYEYRGERFTGYVDGTDGRVILGEYPLMSDARKKATFLGAGVVGAGLVFGIVATAIYGSAWGLIGGLISAGAGAFGIFRKGSVKRRKVSEVMKTGEGNLYFRPMR, encoded by the coding sequence ATGGAGGTTCAGTGTCCAACCTGCTCGGCAAAGTTTAAGATTCCAGAAACGGTCAGCGTGGCCACGTGCCCCTACTGCGGCACGACCTTCCATATCCACACGGGGGAGAAAAGCGAGAAGGAGCACTTCTTCTTCCCACCGATGAGAAAAGATCCAGCCGGGGTTCTCCTCAAGTTCCTCTCAAGGCAGTACGGCGCTCCAGCTGACATAACCGGCGCGAAGGTGACAAAGAAAGAGCTTCACTGGGTTCCGGTTTATTTCTTCTACCTCCACGGGAGGAGCAGACTTTGGTCAACGGTTGAGGAGGCCAGATTTTTGGGAATTCCGGCCGCTTCAAGGTTCATGAATCTGCTTAACCACTACCCGTTTCCGATAAGGGGTAAGCGCTTCTTCGATGAGAGCATCGTCGGAAAGGGCAGGTATTACGAACCTGAACTTGACAGGGAGCAGGCGGAAGCAATGGCAAGGGCAGAGATGGAAAATGCCCTGAGAAGCGAGGCCCGCCAGGAGGACAAATCAGCGGGAGAGATGGAAATCGTGGTTCGCTACCTCGGGCTGGTTCACTACCCGATCTGGGAGGTTCATTATGAATACAGAGGGGAAAGATTTACAGGCTACGTGGACGGAACCGACGGAAGGGTAATCCTCGGAGAATACCCGCTGATGAGCGATGCGAGGAAAAAAGCTACCTTCCTTGGGGCGGGTGTCGTAGGAGCGGGCCTGGTCTTTGGAATAGTTGCAACGGCCATCTACGGAAGCGCCTGGGGGCTCATAGGGGGACTTATCTCGGCCGGTGCCGGGGCTTTTGGGATATTCCGGAAGGGCTCGGTCAAGAGGAGGAAGGTTAGCGAGGTTATGAAAACGGGAGAAGGAAACCTGTACTTCCGGCCAATGAGGTGA
- a CDS encoding SPFH domain-containing protein: MVQVIEWVNPGEDEIIWRYPNEVIKWGAQLIVHEYEVAVFMRDGKIYDVLGPGRHTLTTQNLPLLYKLVGGSNSPFKATVIFVSMKQFQGRYGGETQTRELAPVKYYGVYWFKVADPVLFITEVVGGQSLYDTSDVTKFIRAYFNEGMMKHLSAYSIVDLFQNLDIVSTQVKVKLMEDFRRLGLELVDVKIEGVNTTDEWRQRLFWIMQTGNAQAVMQMDTAKQVAAELGKSEGAAIGTGMVIMPQLLQQPVQSAQPAQPYAGGAVPSAGYQGAPQPGAPAQPNQEICPYCGKPIPPGARFCPYCGKQIHRCPNGHIVPEGAKFCPVCGAKIE, translated from the coding sequence ATGGTGCAAGTAATAGAATGGGTGAACCCCGGAGAGGACGAGATAATCTGGAGGTATCCAAACGAGGTCATAAAGTGGGGTGCGCAGCTTATAGTCCACGAGTACGAGGTAGCGGTCTTTATGCGCGACGGAAAAATCTACGACGTTCTCGGCCCGGGAAGGCACACACTGACAACCCAGAATCTGCCGCTCCTCTACAAGCTCGTCGGCGGTTCAAACAGCCCCTTCAAGGCAACGGTGATCTTCGTCAGCATGAAGCAGTTCCAGGGGAGGTATGGAGGAGAGACGCAGACGAGGGAACTGGCACCGGTCAAGTACTACGGCGTCTACTGGTTCAAGGTCGCCGATCCCGTGCTCTTCATCACTGAGGTCGTTGGCGGTCAGAGCCTATACGACACAAGCGACGTCACCAAGTTCATCAGGGCATACTTCAACGAGGGGATGATGAAGCACCTCAGCGCTTACTCTATAGTCGACCTCTTCCAGAACCTCGACATAGTGAGCACGCAGGTCAAGGTCAAGCTCATGGAGGACTTCCGCAGGCTCGGCCTTGAGCTGGTCGATGTCAAGATTGAAGGAGTGAACACCACCGACGAGTGGCGCCAGAGGCTCTTCTGGATAATGCAGACCGGCAACGCTCAGGCGGTTATGCAGATGGACACGGCGAAGCAGGTGGCGGCGGAACTTGGAAAGAGTGAAGGGGCCGCGATAGGGACTGGTATGGTCATAATGCCCCAGCTCCTCCAGCAACCGGTTCAGTCAGCTCAACCGGCGCAACCCTACGCCGGTGGGGCAGTTCCTTCGGCAGGTTATCAGGGGGCACCTCAGCCGGGAGCACCGGCTCAACCTAACCAGGAAATCTGTCCCTATTGCGGCAAGCCAATCCCGCCGGGAGCGCGCTTCTGCCCCTACTGCGGCAAGCAAATACACCGCTGCCCCAACGGGCACATAGTTCCGGAGGGGGCGAAGTTCTGTCCGGTTTGTGGGGCGAAGATTGAGTGA
- a CDS encoding ABC transporter substrate-binding protein codes for MRSVIALSLLLLVLLAPLAGAEEWSPIDVIKFQGVQNPELVLRQIAKGEYDIGLFSLPADEYRRLDEDLLKNLELYKTVVSYNELTFNTYHDPDKDAPIVTVGNETYFNPFAIREVRFAMNYLISREYIVREIYRGGAAPMFGCIRPSHPADKYFEPVYAALNLTAEGNEELALQMIETAMGEAAESVAEYGHRLEKVNGTWYFDGKPVTIKFVIRIEDERKGIGMYVSKQLQKAGFAVEELLWDRQKAGQVVFARPSSNYEWNIYTGGWKVRGQPELWVDDYAAWFYSAWYGYLPGAVEPKHVNTVTVMDFLREAGNGDPDNGLRVIGAEYYSKASELGGILNWTEEELTRLLFNLSTEVNGESYAITSARQYWDLQKIAIGIGIMESARIFLVEEWELSPVNREGVVGITPDPTTGILNRWSLLDVRTPGGVLRVAYFVPTCGGLCLPFNPVSGFDTHIFPANLWGLVHDPGIFLGPNGLYTPYRCNWTVERGEFTVPDDAVIYNQTQGWISLHKGETANVRVTVACNLGEWHDGVKMRTEDIRYYIAFLYTWAYRDGADDPYYDGSLSDAAESLSRVLGFEFADNGYVVYGNYAHPFADDLTAKTYVFYPAFPWELYYAMGELVARSQAYGIPRKYSFSEGGKDVSCLNLLAREHAADMTEVLEVLREEKAVPEAIADDVSNPEEGYTLAIEWIRGMGHAVISNGPFYVDNYVPENLSLELRRFHGRSPVVPSSPTPPPSGTPNQSRTESTTPAAPPADQKSDIRVYAVGLVTLLILALLFAGRRK; via the coding sequence ATGAGGTCGGTAATTGCCCTTTCTCTGCTCCTGCTCGTTCTTCTGGCACCATTAGCGGGAGCCGAGGAATGGTCTCCAATAGACGTCATCAAGTTCCAGGGAGTTCAGAACCCCGAACTGGTTCTCCGCCAGATAGCTAAGGGTGAATACGATATCGGGCTCTTCTCCCTTCCGGCCGATGAATACCGCCGTCTTGATGAAGACCTCCTCAAAAACCTCGAACTCTACAAGACAGTCGTCTCCTACAACGAGCTGACATTCAACACCTATCACGATCCGGACAAGGATGCCCCAATCGTTACCGTGGGGAACGAGACCTACTTCAATCCCTTCGCAATCAGAGAAGTCAGGTTTGCAATGAACTACCTCATAAGCAGGGAATACATCGTTCGGGAGATTTACAGGGGTGGTGCCGCGCCCATGTTCGGTTGTATCAGGCCGAGCCATCCGGCCGACAAATACTTCGAGCCGGTCTATGCCGCTCTGAACCTTACGGCTGAGGGTAACGAGGAACTTGCCCTCCAGATGATAGAGACGGCAATGGGGGAAGCCGCTGAGAGTGTTGCGGAGTACGGCCACAGGCTGGAGAAGGTAAACGGGACGTGGTACTTCGACGGGAAGCCTGTGACTATCAAGTTCGTCATCCGCATCGAGGACGAGAGGAAAGGGATAGGGATGTACGTCTCAAAACAGCTCCAGAAAGCCGGCTTCGCCGTTGAGGAGCTCCTCTGGGACAGGCAGAAGGCCGGTCAGGTCGTCTTTGCCAGGCCGTCCAGCAACTACGAGTGGAACATCTACACCGGAGGCTGGAAGGTGAGGGGACAGCCGGAGCTCTGGGTTGACGACTACGCCGCATGGTTCTACTCGGCCTGGTACGGCTACCTTCCGGGGGCAGTTGAACCCAAACACGTCAACACCGTCACGGTCATGGATTTTCTAAGGGAAGCCGGCAACGGCGACCCGGACAACGGCCTTAGGGTCATCGGTGCAGAGTACTACAGCAAAGCCTCGGAACTGGGAGGGATTCTCAACTGGACGGAGGAGGAGCTGACGAGGCTCCTCTTTAATCTCAGCACTGAGGTAAACGGCGAAAGCTACGCGATAACCAGCGCTCGCCAGTACTGGGACCTGCAGAAGATAGCCATAGGCATCGGAATAATGGAGAGTGCCAGGATCTTCCTTGTCGAGGAGTGGGAGCTCTCGCCTGTAAACAGGGAGGGGGTTGTCGGCATAACACCCGACCCAACCACAGGAATCCTCAACCGCTGGAGCCTCCTGGATGTCAGGACACCGGGCGGCGTGCTAAGGGTTGCCTACTTTGTCCCGACCTGCGGGGGTTTATGTCTTCCATTCAACCCAGTTAGTGGCTTTGATACCCACATTTTCCCTGCCAACCTGTGGGGGCTCGTCCACGACCCCGGGATATTCCTCGGCCCGAACGGCCTCTACACTCCTTATCGGTGCAACTGGACGGTCGAGCGCGGTGAGTTCACCGTTCCTGACGATGCGGTCATCTACAACCAGACCCAGGGCTGGATCAGCCTCCACAAAGGTGAGACGGCCAACGTCAGGGTCACCGTTGCCTGCAACCTCGGCGAGTGGCACGATGGGGTCAAAATGAGGACTGAAGACATTAGGTACTACATAGCCTTCCTGTACACCTGGGCTTACAGGGACGGTGCCGACGACCCCTACTACGACGGGAGCCTCTCAGATGCCGCAGAATCGCTCTCCAGGGTTCTTGGCTTTGAGTTCGCCGACAACGGCTACGTGGTTTACGGTAACTACGCCCACCCGTTCGCCGACGACCTCACGGCAAAAACCTACGTCTTCTATCCGGCGTTTCCCTGGGAGCTCTATTATGCCATGGGCGAGCTGGTGGCCAGATCCCAGGCATACGGAATCCCCAGGAAATACTCATTCAGTGAGGGTGGAAAGGACGTGAGCTGTCTCAACCTTCTGGCGAGGGAGCACGCGGCAGACATGACGGAAGTTCTGGAGGTTTTAAGGGAGGAGAAGGCGGTTCCCGAGGCAATCGCTGACGATGTGAGCAACCCGGAAGAGGGCTATACACTGGCCATCGAGTGGATCAGAGGCATGGGCCATGCGGTAATAAGCAACGGGCCGTTCTACGTTGATAACTATGTGCCCGAGAACCTGTCTCTGGAGCTAAGGCGGTTCCATGGGCGGTCGCCGGTAGTTCCTTCGAGTCCAACCCCACCACCATCCGGCACTCCGAACCAATCCCGAACCGAATCCACCACCCCGGCGGCACCTCCGGCTGACCAGAAAAGCGATATTCGTGTGTATGCAGTGGGTCTGGTTACTCTCCTGATATTGGCGCTACTCTTCGCCGGCAGAAGGAAGTGA
- a CDS encoding M42 family metallopeptidase, with amino-acid sequence MERVVEILKEILEIPSPTGYTREVMAYISQLLNESGIKTFYTNKGALIAGNHPEPELVIAAHVDTLGAMVRGILPDGHLSFTRIGGLHLPAFEGEYCTIITRSGKRYRGTLLLKNPSVHVNKEAGKKERKEENMYIRLDELVEKKEDTEKLGIRPGDFIAFDPKFEYVNGFVKAHFLDDKASAAVMIDLMLDLTGELEKLPVAFFFSPYEEVGHGGSAGYPRSMKELLVVDMGVVGEGVAGKETAVSIAAKDSSGPYDYEITTRLIELAEKHDIPHVVDVFPYYGSDGSAALRAGWDVRVALIGPGVHASHGMERTHIRGLLATKELIRAYIEERFGT; translated from the coding sequence ATGGAGCGAGTGGTCGAGATTCTGAAAGAGATACTTGAGATACCGTCCCCAACAGGCTATACAAGGGAAGTTATGGCGTATATCTCTCAGCTCCTAAACGAGAGCGGTATAAAGACGTTTTACACCAACAAAGGCGCCCTGATAGCCGGCAATCATCCCGAGCCAGAACTCGTCATAGCGGCCCACGTGGACACCCTCGGTGCAATGGTAAGGGGAATCCTGCCCGACGGGCACCTGAGCTTCACCAGGATAGGCGGCCTTCACCTTCCGGCCTTCGAAGGGGAATACTGCACGATAATCACCCGCTCGGGCAAGCGCTACCGCGGGACGCTTCTCCTCAAGAATCCGAGCGTCCACGTGAACAAGGAGGCCGGTAAGAAGGAGCGCAAGGAGGAGAACATGTACATTCGCCTCGACGAGCTCGTCGAGAAGAAGGAGGACACGGAGAAGCTCGGCATAAGGCCCGGGGACTTCATAGCCTTCGACCCCAAGTTCGAGTACGTGAACGGCTTTGTCAAGGCCCACTTCCTCGACGACAAGGCAAGTGCCGCGGTGATGATAGACCTGATGCTCGATTTGACGGGCGAACTCGAAAAGCTCCCAGTGGCGTTCTTCTTCTCGCCCTACGAGGAGGTCGGACACGGCGGTTCGGCGGGCTATCCGAGGAGCATGAAGGAGCTCCTCGTCGTCGACATGGGCGTTGTTGGAGAGGGCGTCGCGGGCAAGGAAACTGCCGTTTCAATAGCGGCCAAAGATTCAAGCGGCCCCTACGACTACGAGATAACCACCAGGCTAATCGAGCTCGCTGAGAAGCACGACATTCCCCACGTCGTTGACGTGTTCCCCTACTACGGCTCCGACGGCTCGGCGGCCTTGAGGGCGGGATGGGACGTTAGAGTTGCTTTAATCGGCCCAGGAGTCCATGCCAGCCACGGCATGGAGAGGACGCACATTAGGGGCCTGCTTGCCACAAAGGAGCTGATAAGGGCCTACATTGAAGAGAGGTTCGGGACTTAG
- a CDS encoding AEC family transporter, protein MDVYQMLALIALGYVLKRLIKDERPFHWLNLFSTRILLTLFVFGNVASKDLGYLLSIRLVFLYVLLVIGLSLGLSYIYARRFVGDENWAGALMILSAYPNTAAMGFPIASLFLSDITPAILYSTTNSLIVLPLATFIAAHYSSGKASVKNSLIKALKFPPTAANLLAIALVLLGIRLPEWILEPAKAVGWWSIPLLLIYFGSIINLREFRWSHLLEVGLFRSLIPFIFVFLTLRGTGDVYYAVLVEASMPPAIMANVILAHYGLKAEEAIGVTVVLTLLVLAFFLAFSALAGP, encoded by the coding sequence ATGGACGTCTATCAGATGCTCGCCCTCATAGCTCTCGGATACGTCCTGAAGCGCTTAATTAAGGACGAGAGGCCATTCCATTGGCTCAACCTCTTCTCCACCCGCATCCTCCTGACGCTCTTCGTCTTCGGCAATGTCGCGAGCAAGGATCTGGGCTACCTCCTAAGTATAAGACTTGTTTTCTTATACGTCCTTCTTGTGATAGGGCTGAGCCTCGGTCTCTCCTACATCTACGCCCGCCGCTTTGTTGGGGACGAGAACTGGGCCGGGGCGCTTATGATCCTCTCGGCTTATCCGAACACGGCCGCCATGGGCTTTCCGATAGCAAGCCTCTTCCTCAGCGATATAACACCAGCCATACTCTACTCGACCACCAACAGCCTCATCGTCCTCCCGCTGGCAACGTTCATAGCGGCCCACTACTCAAGCGGAAAGGCCTCGGTGAAAAACAGCCTTATTAAGGCCCTGAAGTTCCCTCCAACTGCTGCCAACTTGCTGGCCATTGCCCTCGTACTCCTGGGGATCAGGCTCCCAGAATGGATTCTTGAGCCGGCCAAGGCAGTGGGCTGGTGGAGCATACCCCTGCTTCTCATATACTTCGGCTCCATAATAAACCTGAGGGAATTCAGGTGGAGCCACCTGCTGGAGGTCGGGCTCTTCAGGAGCCTTATTCCGTTCATCTTTGTCTTTCTAACCCTTCGGGGGACTGGAGACGTTTATTACGCCGTCCTTGTGGAGGCTTCGATGCCACCAGCTATAATGGCGAACGTAATACTCGCCCACTACGGCCTGAAAGCGGAGGAGGCCATCGGCGTAACGGTGGTCCTGACGCTCCTGGTTCTGGCGTTTTTCCTCGCCTTCAGTGCGCTGGCTGGCCCATAA